ATGTATAAATTTTAACCTTCGATGAGGATTGCCTAACCTTTCCATGAATACTTTCATTCTCTCCAACCCTGGTTTGATGCCAAATGGAATACTGCTGTTAATCCAATCCCTTGCTTCAATATAACTATTAAACATCATGACCATCCTTTCAGGTAAAGCGACAAACTATCCTTGTAATTCTTTAATCCGCTCTAATACTTTTTCTCGCTTTTCAGAATAGTCGGCTTGTTTTGCTCTTTCTTCTTCAATAACTTTAGCAGGTGCTTTTGCAATAAAACCTTGATTTGAAAGTTTCTTATCCACTCGTTCCACTTCTTTGTTTAACGTTTCTATTTCTTTTTCTAATCGTTTTATTTCCTGTTCAATATTAATCAATCCTGCAAGTGGTAAATATAACTCTGCACCTGTTACAACAGCTGACATTGCTTTTTCAGGTGTTTCCATTTCAATGTTTAATTCTAACTTGGATGGATTACAAAATCTTGAAATATAGGTTTTGTTTTTTTCTAAAATAGATAATACTTGTTCATCTTTTGGTTTAATGCATAATTCAATTTCTTTGCTCATCGGTACGTTAACATCAGCTCGAATGTTTCTAACAGCACGTATGATGTCCATCATTAAGTTCATTTGTTGTACAGATTCAGGATTTATTTTATCTTTATCAAATTTAGGCCACTCTGCTAATACAATTGAATCACCTTGATGAGGTAGATGCTGCCAAATTTCCTCACTAATAAACGGCATAAAAGGATGAATTAAACGCATCGTTTGATCTAATACGTAACTTAAAACGGATTGGGTTTGTTTCTTTGCAGACTCGTCCTCCCCATATAAATTTAATTTTGCAATCTCAATGTACCAATCACATAAATCATCCCATATGAAATTATATAAAAGACGTCCAGTTTCACCAAAATCATAACTATTCATAAGGCGTGTAACACCTTGAATCGTTTCATTTAAACGATGTAAAATCCACTGATCTGCTGTATCTAAATTTCCTGTTAGATCTATATCTTCATAAGTAAAACCTTCTAGATTCATTAATGCAAATCGTGATGCATTCCAAATTTTATTAGCAAAATTACGAGCTTGTTCTACTTTTTCCAAATGGAAACGGAGATCTTGACCTGGTGTGCTGCCTGTTGAAATCATAAATCTCATTGCATCAGCACCATACTTCTCTATTATTTCTAGTGGGTCTACTCCATTCCCTAAAGATTTGGACATTTTTCGTCCTTCTGAATCTCTAACTAATCCATGAATTAATACATCATTAAATGGATTTTGATCAGTGAATTCCAATCCACTAAAAATCATCCTTGCTACCCAAAAGTAGATGATGTCATATCCAGTTACAAGAACGTCAGTAGGGTAATAACGTTTTAAGTCTTCAGTTTCCATAGGCCATCCTAACGTAGAAAATGGCCATAATGCAGAACTAAACCAAGTATCTAAAACATCTTCATCTTGTTTAAGGTTGCTACTAGTACATTTAGAGCAGGATGTAGCATCTTCTCGTGATACAGTGATTTCACCACAGTCCTCACAATACCAAGCTGGAATACGATGTCCCCACCATAATTGTCTTGAGATGCACCAATCACGAACATTTTCGATCCAACCTAAATAAATTTTTTCAAATCGATCAGGTACAAACTTTACTCCCTGATTAGACTTCTGTTCTTTAATTGCTTCTGCTGCTAATGGTTCCATTTTTACAAACCATTGTGTAGATAAGTAAGGCTCTACCACAGCTCCGCTTCGTTCACTGTGTCCTACCTGATGAACATGATCTTCAATATGAACAAGCACTCCCTGTGCTTCAAGATCTTTTACAATTTGTTTACGGCATTCAAAACGATCCAAACCTTGATATTTTCCAGCATTTTCATTCATTTTCCCTGATTCATCCATCACCAAAACTTGTGGTAATTCATGACGTTGACCGATCTCAAAATCATTGGGATCATGAGCAGGTGTAATTTTTACTGCACCACTACCAAACTCTTTATCAACATACTGGTCGGCTATGACAGGAATTTCTCTATCTATAATCGGTAATCGTATTTTTTTACCAATCATATCTGCATACCTTTCATCACTAGGATAAACGGCAA
The window above is part of the Chengkuizengella sp. SCS-71B genome. Proteins encoded here:
- a CDS encoding valine--tRNA ligase, coding for MAELKSGIEMPTTYNPKDAEQKWYDYWLKNKYFEAGKRKDAETYTIVIPPPNVTGMLHIGHALTFTLQDILIRMKRMQGYDTLWLPGTDHAGIATQAKVEQKLREEGTSGHVLGREKFIEKTWEWKEKYAGTIRDQWSKIGLSLDYSRERFTLDEGLSEAVREVFVKLYEKGYIYRGKYIINWDPTAATALSDIEVEYKEVQGKLYHLQYPLADGSGTITVATTRPETMLGDTAVAVYPSDERYADMIGKKIRLPIIDREIPVIADQYVDKEFGSGAVKITPAHDPNDFEIGQRHELPQVLVMDESGKMNENAGKYQGLDRFECRKQIVKDLEAQGVLVHIEDHVHQVGHSERSGAVVEPYLSTQWFVKMEPLAAEAIKEQKSNQGVKFVPDRFEKIYLGWIENVRDWCISRQLWWGHRIPAWYCEDCGEITVSREDATSCSKCTSSNLKQDEDVLDTWFSSALWPFSTLGWPMETEDLKRYYPTDVLVTGYDIIYFWVARMIFSGLEFTDQNPFNDVLIHGLVRDSEGRKMSKSLGNGVDPLEIIEKYGADAMRFMISTGSTPGQDLRFHLEKVEQARNFANKIWNASRFALMNLEGFTYEDIDLTGNLDTADQWILHRLNETIQGVTRLMNSYDFGETGRLLYNFIWDDLCDWYIEIAKLNLYGEDESAKKQTQSVLSYVLDQTMRLIHPFMPFISEEIWQHLPHQGDSIVLAEWPKFDKDKINPESVQQMNLMMDIIRAVRNIRADVNVPMSKEIELCIKPKDEQVLSILEKNKTYISRFCNPSKLELNIEMETPEKAMSAVVTGAELYLPLAGLINIEQEIKRLEKEIETLNKEVERVDKKLSNQGFIAKAPAKVIEEERAKQADYSEKREKVLERIKELQG